A region from the Panthera uncia isolate 11264 chromosome D3 unlocalized genomic scaffold, Puncia_PCG_1.0 HiC_scaffold_8, whole genome shotgun sequence genome encodes:
- the PES1 gene encoding pescadillo homolog isoform X2, with protein sequence MGGLEKKKYERGSATNYITRNKARKKLQLSLADFRRLCILKGIYPHEPKHKKKVNKGSTAARTFYLLKDIKFLLHEPIVNKFREYKVFVRKLRKAYGKSEWNTVERLKDNKPNYKLDHIVKERYPTFIDALRDLDDALSMCFLFSTFPRTGKCHVQTIQLCRRLTVEFMHYVIAARALRKVFLSIKGIYYQAEVLGQPIVWITPYAFSHDHPTDVDYRVMATFTEFYTTLLGFVNFRLYQSINLHYPPKLEGQAHAEVKASEDTYALDSESSMEKLAALGASLARMVVPVEEEAEVDEFPADGEMTAQEEDRRKELEAQEKHKKLFEGLKFFLNREVPREALAFVIRSFGGDVSWDKSLCIGATYDVTDSCITHQIVDRPGQQTPVIGRYYVQPQWVFDCVNARLLLPVADYFPGVQLPPHLSPFVSEKEGDYIPPEKLKLLALQRGEHPGSMDESEEKDEEEDNDSDGDEGGENEEEEEEDVEAGSEKEEEARLTALEEERMEGKPRVMAGTVKLEDKQRLAQEEENEAKRLAIMMMKKREKYLYNKIMFGKRRKIREATKLAEKRKAHDDAVRSQKKAKKARPV encoded by the exons GCGGCTGTGCATCCTGAAGGGCATTTATCCCCATGAACCGAAACATAAGAAGAAGGTTAACAAGGGCTCCACAGCAGCCCGAACTTTTTACCTTCTCAAAGACATCAAGTTCCTCCTCCACGAACCTATTGTCAACAAGTTCCGGGAGTACAAG GTGTTCGTCCGGAAGCTCCGGAAGGCCTATGGGAAGAGTGAGTGGAACACGGTAGAGCGTCTGAAGGACAACAAACCAAACTACAAACTTGATCACATTGTCAAGGAGCG GTACCCCACATTCATAGACGCTCTACGGGACCTGGACGACGCCCTCTCCATGTGCTTCCTCTTCTCCACCTTCCCACGGACTGGCAAGTGCCACGTGCAGACCATTCAGCTGTGCCGCCGGCTCACTGTGGAGTTTATGCACTATGTCATTGCTGCCCGTGCCCTGCGCAAG GTCTTCTTGTCCATCAAAGGCATTTACTACCAGGCTGAAGTGCTGGGGCAGCCCATCGTGTGGATCACACCGTATGCCTTCTCCCATGAT CACCcaacagatgttgactacagggTCATGGCCACCTTCACCGAGTTCTACACCACTCTACTGGGCTTCGTCAACTTCCGCCTCTACCAGTCGATCAACCTGCACTACCCGCCCAAG CTGGAGGGTCAGGCCCATGCAGAGGTGAAGGCCAGTGAGGACACCTATGCCTTGGACTCTGAGAGCTCTATGGAG AAACTGGCGGCCCTTGGTGCCAGTCTGGCCCGCATGGTAGTGCCTgtggaggaggaggctgaggtGGACGAGTTTCCTGCTGATGGG GAGATGACAGCACAGGAGGAGGACCGCAGGAAGGAGCTGGAGGCGCAGGAAAAGCACAAGAAGCTCTTTGAGGGCCTGAAGTTCTTCCTGAACCGTGAGGTGCCCCGCGAGGCCCTGGCTTTTGTCATCAG GAGTTTTGGGGGGGATGTGTCCTGGGACAAGTCTCTGTGCATTGGGGCCACATATGATGTCACAGACTCCTGCATCACCCACCAGATTGTGGACCGGCCTGGGCAGCAGACACCTGTTATTGGCAG GTATTATGTGCAGCCCCAGTGGGTGTTTGACTGTGTAAATGCCCGGCTCCTCCTCCCCGTGGCAGACTACTTCCCTGGAGTGCAGTTGCCTCCACACCTCTCACCCTTCGtatcagagaaggaaggagattaCATCCCTCCTGAGAAGCTGAAGCTGCTGGCCCTGCAGCGGGGAGAGCACCCAG GAAGTATGGATGAATCTGAAGAGAAGGATGAAGAGGAAGACAATGATAGTGATGGTGATGAAGGGGGAGaaaatgaagaggaggaggaagaagatgtgGAGGCCGgttcagaaaaggaagaagaggcccGACTGACAgccctggaggaggagaggatGGAGGGGAAG CCCAGAGTGATGGCAGGCACTGTGAAGCTGGAGGACAAGCAGCGGCTGGcccaggaggaggagaatgaagCCAAGCGCCTGGCCATCATGATGATGAAGAAGCGGGAGAAGTATCTTTATAACAAGATCATGTTTGGCAAGAGGCGCAAAATCCGAGAG GCCACCAAATTGGCAGAGAAGCGGAAAGCCCACGACGACGCTGTGAGGTCTCAGAAGAAAGCCAAGAAGGCCAGGCCCGTGTGA
- the LOC125914343 gene encoding putative SEC14-like protein 6 gives MEADYSQESPITHHRSPKGPLSSSHRQWKQELPKFISPEQLPMEFGGTMTDPDGNPKCLTKINYGSEVPKSYYLRNQVRMQYEHKMTVARGSFVQLENEILFPGCVLRWQFASHGADIGFGVFLKTKTGERKRAGEMVEVLPIRRYKAHLVPEDGSLACLKAGIYVLRFDNTYSLVHSKHINSTVEVLLTDQTFVKQTERSWANLVAPTGSPLISGSTVNSQPSLARPPPTSPGMGILQQLLPAHLSQWVCVLGPCHCWDRVPLALCSLITFVVNPSPSPALTTADPLPQPSPDNC, from the exons ATGGAGGCAGACTATAGCCAGGAGTCCCCCATCACCCATCACCGCTCACCCAAAG gtcccctctcctcctcccacaggCAATGGAAGCAGGAGCTGCCAAAGTTCATCAGCCCTGAGCAGCTGCCCATGGAGTTTGGGGGGACCATGACTGATCCTGATGGCAACCCCAAGTGCCTGACCAAG ATCAACTATGGGAGTGAGGTGCCCAAGAGCTACTACCTGCGCAACCAGGTGAGGATGCAGTATGAGCACAAGATGACGGTGGCCCGAGGCTCCTTCGTGCAGCTGGAGAACGAAATCCTGTTCCCGGGCTGTGTGCTCAG GTGGCAGTTCGCATCACATGGGGCAGACATCGGCTTCGGGGTTTTCCTGAAGACCAAGACGGGTGAGCGGAAGCGGGCGGGGGAGATGGTGGAGGTGCTCCCCATCCGGCGCTACAAAGCCCACCTGGTACCTGAGGACGGGAGCCTCGCCTGCCTCAAGGCTGGCATCT ATGTCTTGAGGTTTGATAACACTTACAGCCTAGTTCATTCCAAACACATCAACTCCACTGTGGAGGTGCTGCTCACTGACCAAACCTTTGTGAAGCAGACGGAGAGATCCTGGGCAAACCTTGTGGCTCCCACAGGCTCCCCTTTGATCTCTGGGTCCACAGTGAATTCACAGCCTTCCCTGGCCAGACCCCCTCCAACCTCCCCAGGGATGGGAATCCTACAACAGCTGCTCCCAGCCCATCTGTCACAGTGGGTCTGCGTCTTAGGACCGTGTCACTGCTGGGACCGTGTCCCG cttgccttatgttcCCTCATCACCTTTGTGGTCAACCCCTCCCCCAGTCCAGCCCTGACAACTGCtgatcccctcccccagcccagccctgacAACTGCTGA
- the GAL3ST1 gene encoding galactosylceramide sulfotransferase gives MPLPQKKRWVSMAKGLVLGALFTSFLLLLYSYAVPPLHAGLASTRTPEGAAPCSPVPGEPEVPTLANGSAGGCQPRRDIVFMKTHKTASSTLLNILFRFGQKHGLKFAFPNGRNDFDYPAFFARSLVQDYRPGACFNIICNHMRFHYDEVRGLVPPNATFITVLRDPARLFESSFHYFGSVVPFTWKLSGHDKLAEFLQDPDRYYDPNGYNAHYLRNLLFFDLGYDSGLDPGNPQVQEHILEVERRFHLVLLQEYFDESLVLLKDLLCWELEDVLYFKLNARRASAVPHLSGELYQRATAWNVLDARLYRHFNASFWRKVEAFGRERMAREVAALRRANERMRHICIDGGRAVDAAAIQDSAMQPWQPLGAKSILGYNLKKSIGQRHAELCRRMLTPEIQYLMDLGVNLWVTKLWKLIRDFLKW, from the exons ATGCCGCTGCCGCAGAAGAAGCGCTGGGTGTCCATGGCCAAGGGGCTGGTGCTAGGAGCACTCTTCACTagcttcctgctgctgctgtacTCCTATGCTGTCCCCCCGCTGCATGCTGGCCTGGCCTCCAC CAGGACCCCAGAGGGCGCAGCACCCTGCTCCCCGGTCCCGGGTGAGCCAGAGGTGCCCACCCTCGCCAACGGCTCTGCAGGAGGGTGCCAGCCTCGGCGCGACATCGTGTTCATGAAGACGCACAAGACGGCCAGCAGCACGCTGCTCAACATCCTGTTCCGCTTTGGCCAGAAGCACGGACTCAAGTTCGCCTTCCCCAACGGCCGCAACGACTTCGACTACCCGGCTTTCTTCGCCCGCAGCCTGGTGCAGGACTACCGGCCCGGGGCCTGCTTCAACATCATCTGCAACCACATGCGCTTCCACTACGACGAGGTCCGGGGCCTGGTGCCCCCCAACGCCACCTTCATCACCGTGCTCCGCGACCCAGCCCGCCTCTTCGAGTCCTCCTTCCACTACTTCGGCTCAGTGGTGCCCTTCACGTGGAAGCTCTCGGGCCACGACAAGCTGGCCGAGTTCCTGCAGGACCCAGACCGCTACTATGACCCCAACGGCTACAACGCCCACTACCTCCGCAACCTGCTCTTCTTCGACCTGGGCTACGACAGTGGCCTGGACCCGGGCAACCCACAGGTGCAGGAGCACATCCTGGAGGTGGAGCGCCGCTTCCACCTGGTGCTCCTGCAGGAGTACTTCGACGAGTCCCTGGTGCTGCTCAAGGACCTGCTGTGCTGGGAGCTGGAGGACGTGCTCTACTTCAAGCTCAATGCCCGCCGTGCCTCAGCCGTGCCGCACCTCTCCGGGGAGCTGTACCAGCGCGCCACGGCCTGGAATGTGCTGGACGCCCGCCTCTACCGCCACTTCAACGCCAGCTTCTGGCGCAAGGTGGAGGCATTCGGGAGGGAGCGCATGGCCCGCGAGGTGGCCGCCCTGCGGCGCGCCAACGAGCGCATGCGGCACATCTGTATCGACGGGGGCCGAGCCGTGGATGCCGCCGCCATCCAGGACTCGGCCATGCAACCCTGGCAGCCGCTGGGCGCCAAGTCCATCCTGGGCTACAACCTCAAGAAGAGCATCGGGCAGCGGCACGCGGAGCTTTGCCGTCGCATGCTCACGCCTGAGATCCAGTACCTGATGGACCTCGGTGTCAACCTGTGGGTCACTAAGCTCTGGAAGCTCATCCGGGACTTTCTCAAGTGGTGA
- the PES1 gene encoding pescadillo homolog isoform X1: MGGLEKKKYERGSATNYITRNKARKKLQLSLADFRRLCILKGIYPHEPKHKKKVNKGSTAARTFYLLKDIKFLLHEPIVNKFREYKVFVRKLRKAYGKSEWNTVERLKDNKPNYKLDHIVKERYPTFIDALRDLDDALSMCFLFSTFPRTGKCHVQTIQLCRRLTVEFMHYVIAARALRKVFLSIKGIYYQAEVLGQPIVWITPYAFSHDHPTDVDYRVMATFTEFYTTLLGFVNFRLYQSINLHYPPKLEGQAHAEVKASEDTYALDSESSMEKLAALGASLARMVVPVEEEAEVDEFPADGEMTAQEEDRRKELEAQEKHKKLFEGLKFFLNREVPREALAFVIRSFGGDVSWDKSLCIGATYDVTDSCITHQIVDRPGQQTPVIGRYYVQPQWVFDCVNARLLLPVADYFPGVQLPPHLSPFVSEKEGDYIPPEKLKLLALQRGEHPGSMDESEEKDEEEDNDSDGDEGGENEEEEEEDVEAGSEKEEEARLTALEEERMEGKKPRVMAGTVKLEDKQRLAQEEENEAKRLAIMMMKKREKYLYNKIMFGKRRKIREATKLAEKRKAHDDAVRSQKKAKKARPV, encoded by the exons GCGGCTGTGCATCCTGAAGGGCATTTATCCCCATGAACCGAAACATAAGAAGAAGGTTAACAAGGGCTCCACAGCAGCCCGAACTTTTTACCTTCTCAAAGACATCAAGTTCCTCCTCCACGAACCTATTGTCAACAAGTTCCGGGAGTACAAG GTGTTCGTCCGGAAGCTCCGGAAGGCCTATGGGAAGAGTGAGTGGAACACGGTAGAGCGTCTGAAGGACAACAAACCAAACTACAAACTTGATCACATTGTCAAGGAGCG GTACCCCACATTCATAGACGCTCTACGGGACCTGGACGACGCCCTCTCCATGTGCTTCCTCTTCTCCACCTTCCCACGGACTGGCAAGTGCCACGTGCAGACCATTCAGCTGTGCCGCCGGCTCACTGTGGAGTTTATGCACTATGTCATTGCTGCCCGTGCCCTGCGCAAG GTCTTCTTGTCCATCAAAGGCATTTACTACCAGGCTGAAGTGCTGGGGCAGCCCATCGTGTGGATCACACCGTATGCCTTCTCCCATGAT CACCcaacagatgttgactacagggTCATGGCCACCTTCACCGAGTTCTACACCACTCTACTGGGCTTCGTCAACTTCCGCCTCTACCAGTCGATCAACCTGCACTACCCGCCCAAG CTGGAGGGTCAGGCCCATGCAGAGGTGAAGGCCAGTGAGGACACCTATGCCTTGGACTCTGAGAGCTCTATGGAG AAACTGGCGGCCCTTGGTGCCAGTCTGGCCCGCATGGTAGTGCCTgtggaggaggaggctgaggtGGACGAGTTTCCTGCTGATGGG GAGATGACAGCACAGGAGGAGGACCGCAGGAAGGAGCTGGAGGCGCAGGAAAAGCACAAGAAGCTCTTTGAGGGCCTGAAGTTCTTCCTGAACCGTGAGGTGCCCCGCGAGGCCCTGGCTTTTGTCATCAG GAGTTTTGGGGGGGATGTGTCCTGGGACAAGTCTCTGTGCATTGGGGCCACATATGATGTCACAGACTCCTGCATCACCCACCAGATTGTGGACCGGCCTGGGCAGCAGACACCTGTTATTGGCAG GTATTATGTGCAGCCCCAGTGGGTGTTTGACTGTGTAAATGCCCGGCTCCTCCTCCCCGTGGCAGACTACTTCCCTGGAGTGCAGTTGCCTCCACACCTCTCACCCTTCGtatcagagaaggaaggagattaCATCCCTCCTGAGAAGCTGAAGCTGCTGGCCCTGCAGCGGGGAGAGCACCCAG GAAGTATGGATGAATCTGAAGAGAAGGATGAAGAGGAAGACAATGATAGTGATGGTGATGAAGGGGGAGaaaatgaagaggaggaggaagaagatgtgGAGGCCGgttcagaaaaggaagaagaggcccGACTGACAgccctggaggaggagaggatGGAGGGGAAG AAGCCCAGAGTGATGGCAGGCACTGTGAAGCTGGAGGACAAGCAGCGGCTGGcccaggaggaggagaatgaagCCAAGCGCCTGGCCATCATGATGATGAAGAAGCGGGAGAAGTATCTTTATAACAAGATCATGTTTGGCAAGAGGCGCAAAATCCGAGAG GCCACCAAATTGGCAGAGAAGCGGAAAGCCCACGACGACGCTGTGAGGTCTCAGAAGAAAGCCAAGAAGGCCAGGCCCGTGTGA